The following coding sequences are from one Deltaproteobacteria bacterium window:
- a CDS encoding type II toxin-antitoxin system PrlF family antitoxin, with translation MPAVAKITAKGQTTIPKDVRAALHVSPGDLIAWEIETDGTVIVRRVQPVDIEYLRAVEGTLSEWAGANDEDAYHDL, from the coding sequence ATGCCTGCCGTTGCCAAGATCACCGCCAAGGGACAGACCACCATTCCCAAGGATGTGCGTGCCGCGCTACACGTCTCCCCCGGCGACCTCATCGCCTGGGAGATCGAAACCGACGGAACGGTCATAGTTCGTCGCGTGCAGCCGGTTGACATCGAATACCTGCGCGCCGTCGAGGGCACCCTCTCCGAATGGGCCGGCGCCAACGACGAGGATGCCTATCATGACCTTTGA
- a CDS encoding type II toxin-antitoxin system PemK/MazF family toxin produces the protein MTFERFTVVRVPFPFTDRNAVKNRPALVLSDAASFNTSAGHSVMAMITSAANPPWPLDCPVTDLAAAGLPAPSKVRFKLFTLDHRLVRGALGRLSPADAASVTEGLARLLGEDA, from the coding sequence ATGACCTTTGAGCGATTTACCGTCGTGCGCGTTCCCTTTCCGTTCACAGACAGGAACGCCGTCAAGAACCGGCCTGCCCTGGTGCTTTCGGACGCAGCGTCGTTCAATACCTCGGCAGGGCATTCGGTCATGGCCATGATCACCTCGGCGGCCAATCCACCCTGGCCCCTCGACTGCCCCGTCACCGATCTTGCCGCCGCAGGCCTGCCGGCCCCGTCCAAGGTCCGCTTCAAGCTCTTCACCCTCGACCACCGGCTTGTCCGAGGCGCACTCGGAAGACTTTCACCTGCCGATGCCGCTTCTGTGACCGAGGGGCTGGCACGTCTCCTCGGCGAGGACGCCTGA
- a CDS encoding M48 family metalloprotease, with the protein MLAFVLVFGAPSDGPSWGGFLTLFLWLGKAAVWTGLVVIVFAGVRRTPLAISRWTTRLEIAAFLPFIADLYLLDLKASFSSLLVIPQVPAFVDLMMLLLFLPYLIVIWTAARAALGRHIPIDRGLSEEIRDRLGLLIPVLIPAVLFLIGDEIAARIPLSGLPEILHGPTLRFVLFLAALVFVLPPIIRLGWRCTPLPSGRHRLLIQKFLAQEGVRFQEILLWPLKGGKACTAAVLGILPRFRYLLVTPCLLDHLTDEEIEAVLAHEVAHIRYRHLLWHAAFIGAYGLLIYRLADPIWAWAISHRITINVLAWVADHPDLLSPVVALLPSAILMLAYFRFAMGYFMRNFEREADLHVLDIQKTPVHLTNSLEKIGILAGRIREQKNWHHYGIGERVAFLLSADRVPGAKKRFERSLRLKKAAFLGVMLAAAASSPLLPVKAWEERAGIHVADILIEELSGKETPSRDLLLMAGNVFYERKEYARAVHVLEKAMKVAPDDPEVLNSLAWLFLTAKEPKFLRPVEGLTLAQKAASIKPAAHILDTLAEGLFLNHRIDEAIKVEKKALEAGPKNPDYYLGQIERFERETSTSMDSD; encoded by the coding sequence ATGCTGGCCTTCGTGCTCGTATTCGGCGCCCCATCCGACGGGCCTTCCTGGGGGGGCTTCCTGACCCTTTTTCTATGGCTCGGCAAGGCCGCAGTCTGGACCGGGCTGGTCGTCATCGTCTTCGCGGGCGTACGAAGGACGCCTCTGGCGATTTCACGATGGACCACGCGGCTCGAAATTGCGGCCTTTCTACCCTTCATCGCCGATCTCTATCTCCTCGACCTCAAGGCCTCTTTTTCATCTCTTCTAGTCATCCCCCAGGTCCCTGCATTCGTGGACCTCATGATGCTGCTTCTATTTCTGCCCTATCTAATCGTCATCTGGACCGCGGCCAGGGCCGCCCTCGGCCGTCACATCCCCATTGATCGGGGTCTATCCGAGGAGATCAGGGACCGACTCGGGCTCCTCATCCCTGTGCTGATCCCGGCCGTTCTCTTTCTGATCGGAGACGAGATAGCCGCCCGGATTCCGCTTTCTGGCCTTCCAGAAATCCTGCACGGACCGACACTACGGTTCGTCCTCTTCCTCGCGGCATTAGTGTTCGTCCTCCCCCCCATCATCCGCCTCGGCTGGCGATGCACGCCGCTTCCTTCAGGCCGGCACCGCCTCCTGATCCAAAAGTTTCTCGCCCAAGAAGGTGTCCGATTCCAGGAAATCCTCCTGTGGCCACTCAAAGGGGGCAAGGCGTGCACAGCGGCCGTTCTCGGCATCCTCCCCCGTTTCCGGTATCTCCTTGTGACCCCGTGCCTCCTCGACCACCTTACTGACGAAGAGATCGAGGCGGTCCTAGCCCATGAGGTGGCCCACATAAGATATCGCCATCTCCTCTGGCACGCCGCTTTTATCGGTGCTTACGGCCTTCTGATCTACCGGCTTGCCGATCCCATCTGGGCCTGGGCGATCTCCCACAGGATCACTATCAACGTGCTCGCATGGGTCGCAGATCATCCCGATCTCCTATCGCCGGTGGTCGCGCTCCTTCCGTCGGCGATCCTCATGTTGGCCTACTTTCGCTTTGCCATGGGATATTTCATGAGGAACTTCGAACGGGAGGCCGATCTGCACGTCCTCGACATCCAGAAGACCCCGGTCCATCTCACAAATTCACTCGAAAAGATAGGTATCCTCGCAGGCAGGATCAGGGAACAGAAAAACTGGCACCATTACGGGATCGGGGAACGGGTCGCGTTCCTCCTCAGTGCAGATCGTGTCCCAGGGGCCAAGAAACGCTTCGAACGATCCCTGCGCCTCAAAAAGGCCGCATTTCTTGGGGTCATGCTGGCTGCAGCCGCCTCCTCCCCCCTCCTGCCCGTGAAGGCATGGGAAGAACGGGCAGGCATCCACGTGGCCGACATCCTTATCGAGGAGCTTTCCGGGAAGGAGACCCCGTCGCGCGATTTGCTCCTCATGGCAGGAAACGTCTTTTACGAGAGGAAAGAGTATGCGAGGGCCGTACATGTCTTAGAAAAGGCCATGAAGGTCGCCCCGGACGACCCGGAGGTCCTGAACAGCCTGGCATGGCTATTCCTAACGGCGAAGGAGCCGAAGTTTCTCAGGCCTGTCGAGGGCCTCACCCTGGCGCAAAAGGCCGCCTCTATCAAACCCGCCGCCCATATCCTCGACACCTTGGCTGAAGGGCTTTTTTTGAACCACAGGATCGATGAGGCGATCAAGGTGGAGAAAAAGGCCCTTGAGGCAGGCCCGAAAAACCCCGACTATTACCTGGGCCAGATCGAACGGTTCGAGAGGGAGACCTCCACATCCATGGATTCGGACTGA